A stretch of the Neodiprion lecontei isolate iyNeoLeco1 chromosome 4, iyNeoLeco1.1, whole genome shotgun sequence genome encodes the following:
- the LOC107225054 gene encoding protein artichoke isoform X1 has product MWTSRLRTRRKWHHPPSGSGGTLPESRTRSRINFAWSILAMLLVTATRKIESAECPPAETIPGCPCYNFEDGLFLECAGATEESLKVALLGVLITSGGEGAVVQSLSVYELDRNVEELREVAFPIGTQIRHLQISHSRIKEISENAFERLGQSLESLALVSGRLPHVPQKALAPLLRLTVLDLEGNLVHDLPSYSFYGLSLIKLNVKGNQIAKISEYAFTGLEDTLTDLDLAENKIRVFPMTGLRRLERLTSLRLAWNEISELPEDGYSKLKALNFLDLSSNNFEVITLNCFRCCPSLRTLSLYYNAVESVDKDAFISLSFLESIDLSHNKIVFLDISTFRANQRLRSIDLSHNHIHYIRGVFSKLPDLKELFLAENNILEIPPEAFAGSTSLSVVYLQQNAIRRIDPQGLATLNQLAQLHLSGNYIEKIPRDFLGHCENLSTLSLDGNNIRELEVGTFAKVKQLRELRLQDNQITEVKRDVFTPLPSLLELHLQNNAITDMETGALRSLHSLQHVNLQGNLLAVLGDVFQVSNDVSQNGNGGSSLVSIQLDNNGLGVLHNDSLRGQASVRIMWLGHNRLTRLQAPLFRDLLLVERLYLTNNSISRIEDAAFQPMQALKFLELSMNRLSHVTVKTFSELHELEELYLQDNGLRRLDPYSLTALKRLRVLDLANNHLNVLHDTIFQEGLPIRTLNLRNCTVSVIERGAFRGLNNLYELNLEHNHLTAAALDRLDIPGLRVLRVSHNNFSQINGESLDGLPSLQQLTMDSVQLHRIPPEIFSKNKNLGKLMLSNNILRSLPGLLLIGLESLKEVKLDGNRFQDIPYDAFANATSIEILSLAKNVILNVDVSKLNGMTNLRELDLRGNYISSLYGFAAANLSRLNAVDLSHNRLTALPANFFIRSHSLRRVDLAVNNFRQIPGVALSSQNIPGLSWLNMTANPLMRIHEISSEAKYPALQEIHISATNLTIVTSQDFEAFPALMHLFMGNNVISRVSPSAFRNLPNLLTLDMSSNELELLPQERLRRLEHLKLLNLTHNKLKELENFPPDLKALQILDLSHNQISGVGKNTFQHLEKLEELHLYGNWISFISPDAFRPLKKLRILDLSKNYLENLPLNAFRPLETQIRSLRAEENPLNCGCESQELWEWLRDHQKLVGGVGRNRGGMGVNEMESGLLRCEKPPELRGQVFLDLDPHAFCSAPLIPKLAIQDIQPFSVLVSWQSRNHSRLQGYQVAYHAMDNVDEVRGKVLEPSARSVKLPKLFSNTRYRICVFGLGNWGDLEEQRNMIGQFNASHGDIFEMMMLPEMIDSRTSRCTEVKTLEAVETEITSIGSVGEVEGVTSILTRRLGLIVGCCMGFIVFIVLVSVLGYLKVKKQREAVKRDQQAIPSECISYRHFSIQSGEAGHGARVTNQDSQQQHPSFITNVGNTSLNV; this is encoded by the exons ATGTGGACGTCACGGCTACGTACGAGGCGGAAGTGGCATCACCCACCATCCGGGAGCGGAGGGACGTTACCAGAGTCCCGGACGAGGAGtcgaataaattttgcatGGTCAATCCTTGCCATGCTGCTGGTAACTGCcacgagaaaaattgaaagtgcgGAGTGTCCACCCGCCGAGACCATCCCCGGCTGTCCCTGCTATAACTTCGAAGACGGACTCTTCCTCGAGTGCGCTGGCGCTACCGAAGAGTCCTTGAAGGTCGCCCTGCTCGGAGTACTCATCACGTCTGGTGGTGAAG GAGCAGTCGTCCAATCGTTGAGCGTCTACGAGCTAGACCGCAACGTCGAGGAGCTAAGAGAAGTCGCCTTCCCGATCGGCACCCAGATCCGGCATCTGCAGATATCGCATTCGCGGATAAAGGAAATTAGCGAGAATGCTTTCGAGCGGCTCGGCCAGAGCCTCGAGTCCCTCGCCCTTGTTTCGGGGCGTCTTCCACACGTGCCGCAGAAGGCCTTGGCGCCTCTGCTGCGTCTAACGGTCCTGGACCTGGAGGGGAATCTCGTTCACGATCTTCCCAGCTACAGCTTTTACGGATTATCTTTGATAAAACTGAACGTGAAGGGGAACCAAATTGCAAAGATATCGGAATACGCTTTCACGGGGCTTGAGGACACGCTGACAGATTTGGACCTCGCTGAAAATAAGATTAGGGTGTTCCCCATGACGGGACTGAGACGATTGGAGCGCCTCACGTCTCTGCGGTTGGCTTGGAACGAGATATCCGAGCTGCCCGAGGATGGATACTCGAAGCTGAAggctttgaattttttagacCTTAGTAGTAACAATTTTGAAGTTATAACACTTAACTGCTTTAGATGTTGCCCGTCCTTACGAACTCTCTCGCTATATTACAACGCGGTAGAGTCGGTTGACAAGGACGCCTTCATATCGCTAAGTTTCCTCGAATCCATCGACTTGAGTCACAACAAGATAGTATTCCTAGACATTTCTACATTCCGTGCCAATCAGAGGCTGAGGTCGATTGATCTCAGTCACAACCACATCCACTATATACGAGGCGTATTCTCGAAACTGCCGGACCTCAAGGAGCTCTTCCTAGCGGAGAACAACATCCTTGAGATACCGCCCGAGGCCTTCGCCGGTAGCACCAGCCTTTCGGTCGTCTATCTTCAGCAGAACGCGATCAGAAGGATAGACCCTCAGGGTCTAGCTACCTTGAATCAGCTGGCCCAGCTACACCTGAGTGGAAACTATATAGAGAAAATTCCCCGAGACTTCCTTGGACATTGTGAGAACCTCTCTACGCTTTCACTTGACGGCAACAACATCCGTGAGCTCGAAGTCGGGACATTTGCCAAAGTTAAACAACTCCGGGAACTCCGGCTGCAGGACAACCAGATCACCGAGGTGAAGAGAGACGTTTTTACCCCGCTTCCTTCCCTCCTTGAACTTCATCTTCAGAACAACGCCATCACCGACATGGAGACCGGGGCTCTGAGGTCTCTGCACAGCCTGCAGCACGTCAACTTGCAGGGGAATCTGCTCGCCGTTCTCGGAGACGTGTTCCAGGTATCGAACGACGTTAGCCAGAATGGGAACGGCGGCAGCTCACTAGTCTCTATTCAGTTGGACAATAACGGACTTGGCGTTTTACACAATGACTCGCTCCGGGGTCAGGCATCCGTACGGATAATGTGGTTGGGACACAACAGGCTAACCCGTCTTCAAGCACCGCTGTTTCGCGACTTGCTGCTCGTCGAACGACTCTATCTGACAAATAATTCGATATCCAGAATAGAGGACGCGGCCTTTCAGCCGATGCAGGCGCTCAAGTTTCTCGAGCTTAGTATGAACCGACTCAGCCACGTTACGGTCAAGACTTTCTCGGAACTTCACGAACTTGAAGAACTATATCTCCAGGACAACGGACTGCGAAGACTCGACCCGTACTCTTTGACGGCTCTGAAAAGACTCCGGGTTCTTGACCTGGCCAACAACCATCTCAACGTTCTCCACGATACCATATTTCAAGAGGGACTGCCCATCCGGACGTTGAATCTCCGCAATTGCACCGTCAGTGTCATAGAGCGCGGGGCTTTCAGAGGATTGAATAACCTCTACGAGTTGAACCTGGAACACAATCATCTAACGGCCGCTGCCTTGGATAGGCTTGACATACCCGGACTCAGAGTTCTCAGGGTGTCTCACAACAACTTCAGTCAAATAAACGGCGAATCACTGGATGGCCTTCCTTCGCTTCAACAGCTCACCATGGACTCGGTCCAGCTTCATCGTATTCCTCCGGAAATATTTTCGAAGAATAAAAACCTCGGTAAGTTGATGCTGAGCAATAATATCCTACGAAGTCTTCCCGGGCTGTTGTTAATCGGTCTGGAATCGCTGAAGGAAGTTAAACTCGACGGTAACAGGTTTCAAGACATTCCTTACGACGCTTTCGCTAATGCCACATCGATAGAGATATTGTCATTGGCTAAAAACGTGATACTGAATGTGGACGTGTCGAAACTCAACGGCATGACAAACCTCAGGGAACTTGACCTTCGTGGAAATTATATTTCTTCTCTTTACGGATTTGCCGCGGCTAACTTGTCCCGTCTCAATGCAGTCGATTTGAGCCATAACCGCTTGACTGCTCTGCCCGCGAACTTCTTCATCCGCTCGCACTCGTTACGACGTGTGGACCTCGCGGTTAACAACTTTCGTCAAATACCCGGGGTCGCCCTATCATCCCAAAATATACCCGGACTCAGCTGGCTCAACATGACAGCTAATCCTCTGATGAGAATTCACGAAATCAGCTCGGAAGCAAAGTACCCGGCCCTTCAGGAGATTCACATCTCTGCCACCAACCTCACCATCGTAACCAGCCAGGATTTCGAAGCGTTTCCGGCACTGATGCACCTCTTCATGGGAAACAATGTTATATCCAGGGTGTCTCCAAGCGCTTTTCGAAACCTACCGAATTTACTAACCCTTGACATGAGCTCGAACGAACTCGAGCTCCTGCCCCAGGAGAGGCTAAGGAGACTGGAGCATCTAAAGCTGCTCAACTTGACGCACAACAAACTGAAAGAACTCGAAAATTTCCCACCGGACTTAAAAGCCTTACAGATTCTCGATTTATCTCACAATCAGATCAGCGGTGTCGGAAAGAACACCTTCCAACACCTAGAGAAACTCGAGGAACTGCATTTGTATGGAAACTGGATATCCTTTATATCCCCGGACGCCTTCCGACCTCTGAAAAAACTCCGTATTCTTGATCTTAGCAAAAATTATCTCGAAAATCTACCTCTCAACGCGTTTCGACCCCTGGAAACTCAAATCCGGAGTCTTCGAGCCGaag AAAATCCCCTCAACTGCGGATGCGAATCTCAAGAACTTTGGGAATGGCTGAGGGACCATCAAAAGCTTGTGGGTGGCGTTGGCCGAAATAGAGGTGGAATGGGAGTCAATGAGATGGAAAGTGGATTGCTGAGATGCGAAAAACCTCCCGAACTTCGGGGCCAGGTATTCCTGGACCTCGACCCCCACGCCTTTTGTTCGGCTCCGCTCATCCCTAAGCTCGCTATCCAGGACATTCAACCGTTTTCGGTTCTAGTTTCTTGGCAGAGCAGAAACCATTCAAGGCTTCAAGGATACCAAGTGGCGTATCACGCGATGGACAACGTCGATGAG GTGCGAGGAAAGGTGTTGGAGCCAAGCGCCCGTTCGGTGAAACTTCCAAAATTGTTCTCAAACACGCGTTACCGGATCTGCGTATTCGGCCTGGGTAACTGGGGTGACCTTGAAGAGCAGAGAAACATGATTGGTCAGTTCAACGCGTCGCACGGTGATATTTTCGAGATGATGATGCTGCCGGAAATGATCGACTCTCGGACGAGTCGATGCACGGAAGTGAAGACCCTGGAGGCCGTGGAAACGGAAATCACCAGTATCGGCTCCGTCGGGGAAGTCGAAGGAGTGACGAGCATACTAACCCGAAGATTAGGTCTGATAGTCGGGTGCTGCATGGGCTTTATCGTGTTCATAGTCCTGGTTTCCGTGCTCGGTTATCTCAAAGTGAAGAAACAGAGGGAAGCTGTGAAGCGAGACCAGCAGGCCATTCCGTCGGAGTGCATCTCCTACCGGCACTTCAGCATCCAAAGTGGAGAAGCCGGCCACGGGGCCAGAGTTACGAACCAGGATTCACAGCAGCAGCATCCAAGCTTCATCACCAACGTTGGTAACACTTCTCTGAACGTTTAG
- the LOC107225054 gene encoding protein artichoke isoform X2, whose product MWTSRLRTRRKWHHPPSGSGGTLPESRTRSRINFAWSILAMLLVTATRKIESAECPPAETIPGCPCYNFEDGLFLECAGATEESLKVALLGVLITSGGEVVQSLSVYELDRNVEELREVAFPIGTQIRHLQISHSRIKEISENAFERLGQSLESLALVSGRLPHVPQKALAPLLRLTVLDLEGNLVHDLPSYSFYGLSLIKLNVKGNQIAKISEYAFTGLEDTLTDLDLAENKIRVFPMTGLRRLERLTSLRLAWNEISELPEDGYSKLKALNFLDLSSNNFEVITLNCFRCCPSLRTLSLYYNAVESVDKDAFISLSFLESIDLSHNKIVFLDISTFRANQRLRSIDLSHNHIHYIRGVFSKLPDLKELFLAENNILEIPPEAFAGSTSLSVVYLQQNAIRRIDPQGLATLNQLAQLHLSGNYIEKIPRDFLGHCENLSTLSLDGNNIRELEVGTFAKVKQLRELRLQDNQITEVKRDVFTPLPSLLELHLQNNAITDMETGALRSLHSLQHVNLQGNLLAVLGDVFQVSNDVSQNGNGGSSLVSIQLDNNGLGVLHNDSLRGQASVRIMWLGHNRLTRLQAPLFRDLLLVERLYLTNNSISRIEDAAFQPMQALKFLELSMNRLSHVTVKTFSELHELEELYLQDNGLRRLDPYSLTALKRLRVLDLANNHLNVLHDTIFQEGLPIRTLNLRNCTVSVIERGAFRGLNNLYELNLEHNHLTAAALDRLDIPGLRVLRVSHNNFSQINGESLDGLPSLQQLTMDSVQLHRIPPEIFSKNKNLGKLMLSNNILRSLPGLLLIGLESLKEVKLDGNRFQDIPYDAFANATSIEILSLAKNVILNVDVSKLNGMTNLRELDLRGNYISSLYGFAAANLSRLNAVDLSHNRLTALPANFFIRSHSLRRVDLAVNNFRQIPGVALSSQNIPGLSWLNMTANPLMRIHEISSEAKYPALQEIHISATNLTIVTSQDFEAFPALMHLFMGNNVISRVSPSAFRNLPNLLTLDMSSNELELLPQERLRRLEHLKLLNLTHNKLKELENFPPDLKALQILDLSHNQISGVGKNTFQHLEKLEELHLYGNWISFISPDAFRPLKKLRILDLSKNYLENLPLNAFRPLETQIRSLRAEENPLNCGCESQELWEWLRDHQKLVGGVGRNRGGMGVNEMESGLLRCEKPPELRGQVFLDLDPHAFCSAPLIPKLAIQDIQPFSVLVSWQSRNHSRLQGYQVAYHAMDNVDEVRGKVLEPSARSVKLPKLFSNTRYRICVFGLGNWGDLEEQRNMIGQFNASHGDIFEMMMLPEMIDSRTSRCTEVKTLEAVETEITSIGSVGEVEGVTSILTRRLGLIVGCCMGFIVFIVLVSVLGYLKVKKQREAVKRDQQAIPSECISYRHFSIQSGEAGHGARVTNQDSQQQHPSFITNVGNTSLNV is encoded by the exons ATGTGGACGTCACGGCTACGTACGAGGCGGAAGTGGCATCACCCACCATCCGGGAGCGGAGGGACGTTACCAGAGTCCCGGACGAGGAGtcgaataaattttgcatGGTCAATCCTTGCCATGCTGCTGGTAACTGCcacgagaaaaattgaaagtgcgGAGTGTCCACCCGCCGAGACCATCCCCGGCTGTCCCTGCTATAACTTCGAAGACGGACTCTTCCTCGAGTGCGCTGGCGCTACCGAAGAGTCCTTGAAGGTCGCCCTGCTCGGAGTACTCATCACGTCTGGTGGTGAAG TCGTCCAATCGTTGAGCGTCTACGAGCTAGACCGCAACGTCGAGGAGCTAAGAGAAGTCGCCTTCCCGATCGGCACCCAGATCCGGCATCTGCAGATATCGCATTCGCGGATAAAGGAAATTAGCGAGAATGCTTTCGAGCGGCTCGGCCAGAGCCTCGAGTCCCTCGCCCTTGTTTCGGGGCGTCTTCCACACGTGCCGCAGAAGGCCTTGGCGCCTCTGCTGCGTCTAACGGTCCTGGACCTGGAGGGGAATCTCGTTCACGATCTTCCCAGCTACAGCTTTTACGGATTATCTTTGATAAAACTGAACGTGAAGGGGAACCAAATTGCAAAGATATCGGAATACGCTTTCACGGGGCTTGAGGACACGCTGACAGATTTGGACCTCGCTGAAAATAAGATTAGGGTGTTCCCCATGACGGGACTGAGACGATTGGAGCGCCTCACGTCTCTGCGGTTGGCTTGGAACGAGATATCCGAGCTGCCCGAGGATGGATACTCGAAGCTGAAggctttgaattttttagacCTTAGTAGTAACAATTTTGAAGTTATAACACTTAACTGCTTTAGATGTTGCCCGTCCTTACGAACTCTCTCGCTATATTACAACGCGGTAGAGTCGGTTGACAAGGACGCCTTCATATCGCTAAGTTTCCTCGAATCCATCGACTTGAGTCACAACAAGATAGTATTCCTAGACATTTCTACATTCCGTGCCAATCAGAGGCTGAGGTCGATTGATCTCAGTCACAACCACATCCACTATATACGAGGCGTATTCTCGAAACTGCCGGACCTCAAGGAGCTCTTCCTAGCGGAGAACAACATCCTTGAGATACCGCCCGAGGCCTTCGCCGGTAGCACCAGCCTTTCGGTCGTCTATCTTCAGCAGAACGCGATCAGAAGGATAGACCCTCAGGGTCTAGCTACCTTGAATCAGCTGGCCCAGCTACACCTGAGTGGAAACTATATAGAGAAAATTCCCCGAGACTTCCTTGGACATTGTGAGAACCTCTCTACGCTTTCACTTGACGGCAACAACATCCGTGAGCTCGAAGTCGGGACATTTGCCAAAGTTAAACAACTCCGGGAACTCCGGCTGCAGGACAACCAGATCACCGAGGTGAAGAGAGACGTTTTTACCCCGCTTCCTTCCCTCCTTGAACTTCATCTTCAGAACAACGCCATCACCGACATGGAGACCGGGGCTCTGAGGTCTCTGCACAGCCTGCAGCACGTCAACTTGCAGGGGAATCTGCTCGCCGTTCTCGGAGACGTGTTCCAGGTATCGAACGACGTTAGCCAGAATGGGAACGGCGGCAGCTCACTAGTCTCTATTCAGTTGGACAATAACGGACTTGGCGTTTTACACAATGACTCGCTCCGGGGTCAGGCATCCGTACGGATAATGTGGTTGGGACACAACAGGCTAACCCGTCTTCAAGCACCGCTGTTTCGCGACTTGCTGCTCGTCGAACGACTCTATCTGACAAATAATTCGATATCCAGAATAGAGGACGCGGCCTTTCAGCCGATGCAGGCGCTCAAGTTTCTCGAGCTTAGTATGAACCGACTCAGCCACGTTACGGTCAAGACTTTCTCGGAACTTCACGAACTTGAAGAACTATATCTCCAGGACAACGGACTGCGAAGACTCGACCCGTACTCTTTGACGGCTCTGAAAAGACTCCGGGTTCTTGACCTGGCCAACAACCATCTCAACGTTCTCCACGATACCATATTTCAAGAGGGACTGCCCATCCGGACGTTGAATCTCCGCAATTGCACCGTCAGTGTCATAGAGCGCGGGGCTTTCAGAGGATTGAATAACCTCTACGAGTTGAACCTGGAACACAATCATCTAACGGCCGCTGCCTTGGATAGGCTTGACATACCCGGACTCAGAGTTCTCAGGGTGTCTCACAACAACTTCAGTCAAATAAACGGCGAATCACTGGATGGCCTTCCTTCGCTTCAACAGCTCACCATGGACTCGGTCCAGCTTCATCGTATTCCTCCGGAAATATTTTCGAAGAATAAAAACCTCGGTAAGTTGATGCTGAGCAATAATATCCTACGAAGTCTTCCCGGGCTGTTGTTAATCGGTCTGGAATCGCTGAAGGAAGTTAAACTCGACGGTAACAGGTTTCAAGACATTCCTTACGACGCTTTCGCTAATGCCACATCGATAGAGATATTGTCATTGGCTAAAAACGTGATACTGAATGTGGACGTGTCGAAACTCAACGGCATGACAAACCTCAGGGAACTTGACCTTCGTGGAAATTATATTTCTTCTCTTTACGGATTTGCCGCGGCTAACTTGTCCCGTCTCAATGCAGTCGATTTGAGCCATAACCGCTTGACTGCTCTGCCCGCGAACTTCTTCATCCGCTCGCACTCGTTACGACGTGTGGACCTCGCGGTTAACAACTTTCGTCAAATACCCGGGGTCGCCCTATCATCCCAAAATATACCCGGACTCAGCTGGCTCAACATGACAGCTAATCCTCTGATGAGAATTCACGAAATCAGCTCGGAAGCAAAGTACCCGGCCCTTCAGGAGATTCACATCTCTGCCACCAACCTCACCATCGTAACCAGCCAGGATTTCGAAGCGTTTCCGGCACTGATGCACCTCTTCATGGGAAACAATGTTATATCCAGGGTGTCTCCAAGCGCTTTTCGAAACCTACCGAATTTACTAACCCTTGACATGAGCTCGAACGAACTCGAGCTCCTGCCCCAGGAGAGGCTAAGGAGACTGGAGCATCTAAAGCTGCTCAACTTGACGCACAACAAACTGAAAGAACTCGAAAATTTCCCACCGGACTTAAAAGCCTTACAGATTCTCGATTTATCTCACAATCAGATCAGCGGTGTCGGAAAGAACACCTTCCAACACCTAGAGAAACTCGAGGAACTGCATTTGTATGGAAACTGGATATCCTTTATATCCCCGGACGCCTTCCGACCTCTGAAAAAACTCCGTATTCTTGATCTTAGCAAAAATTATCTCGAAAATCTACCTCTCAACGCGTTTCGACCCCTGGAAACTCAAATCCGGAGTCTTCGAGCCGaag AAAATCCCCTCAACTGCGGATGCGAATCTCAAGAACTTTGGGAATGGCTGAGGGACCATCAAAAGCTTGTGGGTGGCGTTGGCCGAAATAGAGGTGGAATGGGAGTCAATGAGATGGAAAGTGGATTGCTGAGATGCGAAAAACCTCCCGAACTTCGGGGCCAGGTATTCCTGGACCTCGACCCCCACGCCTTTTGTTCGGCTCCGCTCATCCCTAAGCTCGCTATCCAGGACATTCAACCGTTTTCGGTTCTAGTTTCTTGGCAGAGCAGAAACCATTCAAGGCTTCAAGGATACCAAGTGGCGTATCACGCGATGGACAACGTCGATGAG GTGCGAGGAAAGGTGTTGGAGCCAAGCGCCCGTTCGGTGAAACTTCCAAAATTGTTCTCAAACACGCGTTACCGGATCTGCGTATTCGGCCTGGGTAACTGGGGTGACCTTGAAGAGCAGAGAAACATGATTGGTCAGTTCAACGCGTCGCACGGTGATATTTTCGAGATGATGATGCTGCCGGAAATGATCGACTCTCGGACGAGTCGATGCACGGAAGTGAAGACCCTGGAGGCCGTGGAAACGGAAATCACCAGTATCGGCTCCGTCGGGGAAGTCGAAGGAGTGACGAGCATACTAACCCGAAGATTAGGTCTGATAGTCGGGTGCTGCATGGGCTTTATCGTGTTCATAGTCCTGGTTTCCGTGCTCGGTTATCTCAAAGTGAAGAAACAGAGGGAAGCTGTGAAGCGAGACCAGCAGGCCATTCCGTCGGAGTGCATCTCCTACCGGCACTTCAGCATCCAAAGTGGAGAAGCCGGCCACGGGGCCAGAGTTACGAACCAGGATTCACAGCAGCAGCATCCAAGCTTCATCACCAACGTTGGTAACACTTCTCTGAACGTTTAG